From a region of the Candidatus Brocadiaceae bacterium genome:
- a CDS encoding HAD family hydrolase, whose translation MASVKEVVLQKKAVVFDLFHTLTAIESSWGKGLPFTCDMLGVSREAWDDQLQVHSRARLTGQVQDPIRIIGEMARAIDPTIGDVAVVAAVANRVRRFEAALLDIPDETVAVLQTLKSRGKRLGLISNADVMEVEAWGRSPVAGFFDAAVFSCLVGTVKPEREIYEFCLNRLGVSPSEAAFVGDGGSSELQGARAAGMVTVMITGIIRELWPDRIEERKAHADFVIERLPELV comes from the coding sequence TTGGCGTCTGTGAAAGAAGTCGTGCTTCAGAAGAAAGCGGTGGTCTTCGACCTTTTCCACACCCTCACGGCCATCGAGTCGAGCTGGGGCAAGGGGCTGCCCTTCACATGCGATATGCTGGGCGTCAGCCGCGAGGCGTGGGACGACCAGTTGCAGGTCCATTCCCGGGCGCGGCTGACCGGTCAGGTGCAGGACCCCATTCGCATCATCGGGGAGATGGCGCGGGCCATCGATCCGACGATTGGCGACGTGGCCGTTGTGGCAGCCGTGGCAAACCGCGTCAGGAGGTTTGAGGCGGCGCTTCTGGACATACCCGACGAGACGGTCGCGGTCCTGCAGACGTTGAAATCACGAGGCAAGCGGCTCGGGCTGATCAGCAATGCGGACGTGATGGAGGTCGAAGCTTGGGGCCGGTCGCCGGTGGCTGGCTTCTTCGATGCTGCGGTCTTCTCGTGCCTTGTGGGGACGGTCAAGCCGGAGAGGGAGATCTACGAATTCTGCCTCAACCGATTGGGCGTCAGCCCGTCTGAGGCGGCCTTTGTGGGCGATGGCGGTTCATCTGAACTGCAGGGCGCCAGAGCGGCGGGCATGGTAACGGTCATGATCACCGGCATCATCCGTGAGCTTTGGCCGGACAGGATTGAGGAGCGGA